Part of the Pantoea eucalypti genome is shown below.
GCTTGAACGTTCCCGCAGGGATCATGTTATCGATGGGATTCAGACCTACGGCATACACCTTCACCAGAATGTCTTCATCGCCGTGAGAAGGATAATCGCTCTCTTCAAACCCCAGTTCAGGTGATTTTCCGTAGCGTTTAAACGTAAAAGCTTTCATCGTTCGGGTTTTCATCATTCATTTCTCGCATCAAGCTGAAGGCTGTTTCGCACAACTTTGTCGAGCAATGAAGCGGGCGCAAAACGGCGGATAAAATTGAGTTTTGCAGCCAGCGTTCCTGCTGTATAGCGTACTTTTGGCCGTGCGCTCTGCGCCGCGTTAACCACGACCTCTGCCACCACCTCAGCGCTTTCTGCTGTAGCCATTGCCTTACTGACCACCTTCGTTAACTTAGCCCGAATGAGTTCGTACGCTTCAAGCTTTGCGTCTGGTTCTATATTGTGAGCTTCAAACTGCGTTTTTATGTATGCCGGTTCGATGACGGAGACCCTGATACCCTGTGTGCGCAGTTCATGATCGAGTGCGCCCGAGTAACCCTCTACGGCATGTTTACTGGCGGCATACAGGGCGACATAGGGCAATGGCACGATGCCGAGAATCGAAC
Proteins encoded:
- a CDS encoding oxidoreductase, translated to MTPIRVALVTGASSGIGEASANKLLAAGYRVYGTSRRGPAAGEHAFPLLPLDVTDDASVKAAIEALIQREGRIDLLVNNAGFGVSPAAAEESSIEQARQIFDTNFMGIVRVTRAVLPHMRHQGSGRIINIGSILGIVPLPYVALYAASKHAVEGYSGALDHELRTQGIRVSVIEPAYIKTQFEAHNIEPDAKLEAYELIRAKLTKVVSKAMATAESAEVVAEVVVNAAQSARPKVRYTAGTLAAKLNFIRRFAPASLLDKVVRNSLQLDARNE